A region of the Candidatus Kryptonium sp. genome:
TCTAAATTTTTTAAGTTCAAATCCCCTCCAATCTTTTTTGGAGGGGATTTTTTATTTATAAACCTGTGGTATAAAATTTGTAGCTTTGGCGCAGTTTAGGGGCAAATTGTTTATTACGATTTTTTTTGTTAAATTTTAAAAAAATTTTCGTGTCTTCGTGGAAAAATCTAAAAAATTCACGAGGAGTTTTTGATGGCTCAACCTCTCAATATCCTCTTTCTTTCCAGTGAAATTGTCCCATTTGCAAAAACAGGTGGGCTCGCCGATGTTTCCTTTGCTCTTCCCCAAGCGATAAAAGAACTTGGTCATGAGATAAGAGCGATGATGCCTAAATATGGATTTATTAGCGAAAGAAAATTCGGAATACATGAAATTGTCCGCCTAAGAGATATGGATATCCCAGTTGGAGATAAACTTCAAAAAGGAAGCGCAAAGGCCTCTTTTATCGTCGGACAAAAAGTTAAAGTTCAAGTATATTTCCTTGAAAATGAATTTTATTACAGTCGTGACGGTCTTTATGTTGATTCAAAAACAAAAAAAGATTATCCAGATAACGACGAAAGATTCATATTTTTTTGTAAGGGAGTTATTGAAACGCTCAAGAAGTTAGGGTGGAGACCAGATGTAATTCACTGCAATGACTGGCAAACCGCACTTGTTCCAGTTTATCTTAAAACGATTTACAAAGATGATCCATTTTTTAAAGGAATAAAAACGGTTTTGACAATTCATAATATCGGATATCAAGGAGTTTTCCCTAAGGAGTCATTTTACAAATCTGGGCTTCCAGATGAAATTCTACCGCAGGTAGAACACAACGGAAATTTCAATTTTCTAAAAGCTGGTATACTTTATGCTGATGTTATAACCACCGTGAGCCCGACTTACGCGAAGGAAATAATTTCTGATGATGAATTCGGAGCAGGGCTTTCTGAAGTGCTTAAAAAAAGGAAAAAAGATATTTATGGAATTTTAAATGGTGTTGATTATTCTGTGTGGAGTCCTGAGAATGACAAGTATATTCCCGTTCCGTATAGCATTCAAACGATAGAAACGAAGTATGAAAATAAAAAGGCTCTTTTGAAACATTTCGGGCTTGAATATGATGAGGAAATTCCAGTTGTTGCGCAAATTTCAAGGCTCGTTGATCAAAAAGGATTTGATCTAATTGAGGAAGTGATTGATGAAATGATGAAACTTAACATTCAATATATTGTCTTGGGCACAGGAGAACCACGCTATGAAGAGATGCTTGAAAAGGTAAAGAAGAAATATCCTAAAAAAGTTGGAGTTCATATAGGATTTAGTGAAGAACTTGCTCATCTTATTGAGGCAGGAGCTGATATATTTCTCATGCCATCAAAATACGAACCATGTGGTTTGAATCAGATGTATAGTTTAAGATACGGAACTATCCCAGTAGTCAGAAAAACCGGAGGACTTGCTGATACAGTTGAAGAGTTCAATATAAAGACAGGACGAGGAACTGGATTTTTATTTGAAAGATATTCAGGTCAAGATCTATTGAAAGCGTTAAAAAAAGCATTGTCAGTTTATAAAAACCGAAAAGCATGGTTGAAATTGATGAAAAACGCAATGACAAAAGATTTCTCTTGGACGATGTCCGCAAAAAAATATGTTGAACTTTATCAAAAACTGATGGCACAACAAAAAAAGACGCGAACTGTTAAAGCGAAATGAAAAACTTAAATGTCGCTGTATTCCTTGATAGAGATGGGACAATTAATGAAGATGTAAATTTTTTATCTTCACCAGAACAACTCGTTCTCATAGATGGTTCTGCCGAAGCAATAAAAGAGGCAAATGAGATTGGTTTAAAGGTTATCGTTTGCACAAATCAAAGTGGAATTGCGCGAGGTTATTTCACGGAAGACGATTTGCACAAGATCCACAAACGACTTGATGAGTTGCTCGCTGAAAAAGGGGCAAAAGTAGATGCTTATTATTACTGTCCTCATCATCCAACCGAAGGGACTGGAAAATATAAACTTGAATGCGAATGTAGAAAACCTAAGAATGGAATGCTCAAGCGCGCCTCGCAGGAGCATAACATTGATTTGAAAAGATCATTCGTTATAGGTGATAGACTTTACGATATTTTAGCTGGAAAATCTTCAGGTGCGACCACGATCCTTGTTTTAACTGGCTATGGCAAGGAAGCATATGAAAAATGTAAAAGCGAAAACCTTGAACCAGATTTTATCGCAAGAAATCTGAAGGAAGCAATGGAAATAGTTAAAAAAATAATAACTCAAGGCAACGGCGGTTTAGAAAATGACAACAAAAATTTATCTCAAGAGAATGAAAAAGACGCTTTGGAAAAATAAAATGAAACGAAACTTATTAATATTATCTTTCTCACTTATGACTACTTTTTTTCTCTCAGGATGCGCAAAGGAACCAAATGATGTCGGATTCGGGCTTTTACCAGAAAACGAACTTTTTAATGTTAGGGTATATGAAGATTCCGTAGAAATTTATGCAGAAAACATTGAAACATTTATATCAAATTCTACTTCAAACATTTTGCTCATTGGAAATTACGATAACATCTCCTGTGGTATATTAATTCGTTTTGATATTCCTGATACACTTAAGGACATTAAAATGGAATGGGCTCAAATAAGATTATTTAGATCAAAATTTTTCATCGGAGATAGCACTATACCAATTCACTTTACTGCTCACAAAGTTTTATCTAACTATTATGATACGCTCTATGAAGCGCGAGCTATAGGTGAATTTAGGGGCGTTCCTGATTCTGTTAATTATTTTAAAATAGATACAGGAGTAGTGAGGGAATGGCTTAACGGGAAAAATTATGGGCTTTACCTGAAGCCGCGTAATTCTGGTGTAATCAGAGGATTTAACTCACTTGATGAGATGCTTTTCACGCCTGCTCTTGAAATCGTCATCCCAAAACAGGATAAGCTAGATACAATAAGATTTTTCTACGGAAGCGACGGCTATATAGCAAGGTTAAATGAAAGAATTGATACAAACTACATTGTTTTGCAGGCAGGAGTTGGTATAAGAAGCATTTTGAAATTTGGTATTTCAAATCTTCCCAAAAATATAATTGTAAATCGTGCTGAAGTCGTTTTATATCTGAAAGAAAGAAAGAAGTATGGTGGAGGTGTTGATTCGCTATTGGCTAGTTTTATAACTGATGTTGATTTAGCCAAGAAATCAATTGGTGGTTTTGAAGGTAATTATCTCGGCTTGAGGAATCAACTTGACACGATTGAATATACAATTCCAGTCACAACTCCAGTTCAGCGCTGGGTAAATGGCGAGGCGAATAATGGAATTTTAATAAGACCTTTTTCTGAAGTAGATAACTTTGATCGTTTCGTTTTTTATTATAAAACTAAGCGACCTAAATTGAAAATTTATTACACAACAAAACCTGGGATTTAAATCAAGATGAGATTTAAGTTTTTAATTCTCTTTCTTTTTGTTTACTCAATCTCAATAGCAAACGGTTCTATTTACTCACGATTTGGCATAGGTATTTTGCGCTTTTCAACTGTTGATAAAACCGCTGGACTTGGTGGTCTTGGAATCGCCCTTTTTGATCCGATTTATATAAACCGATACAATCCAGCTTTGTGGAGCGAAATTGCAAGAGTGAGAGTTTCTGGAGGTTATCTTTATGAAGGTACATCAATTCAAGATAAATTTAAAAATACTTTTTTAACGAGCGGGAATTTTGACGGTGTTTTATTTGCAATTCCTCTGTGGAAAAGACATGGCTTAACATTTGCAACTGGCGTGGTGCCATTTAGCAAGGTAAGTTACAGCATCAAAAAAGATTCAATTGTTGAAAGTAGATATTTTACACAATGGTATAAAGGCGAAGGTGGAATTTCAAGTTTTATTTTCGGGCTTTCGTTTAGACCATTTAATAAGTTGAGCATTGGAGTAAGAGGTGAGTATTACTTTGGGACAATAATTAATTCATGGGATACAGATTTTGGAAGTTCAGAGTTCTTTTTTTCAAACATAAAGCGTGAGAGGAGTTATTGGGGGTTGGGATTTACCGCAGGAATTGCATATGGTCTCGGGGTAGGGAAGAATTCTGTAACTGTTGGATTTATATTTTCTTCACCTGTCAATTTGAAAGGATTAACGACGATTGAATATATGGTTCCTGTTGTAGGAAGTTCAAATGTTACGGAAACAAGTGAATTAAGCTCAAAACTACCATATAGAGTTGGGTTTGGACTAAGCTACTTCATATCTGATAGAGTTCAATTTTCTGGTGATGTTTATTATCAAAACTGGAAAAAGTTCCATATTAATGGCAAACAGTTAAAGGAGATAACGGATGCTTTGAGGGTTGGCGCTGGACTTGAGGTTTTGCCATCAAGGGAGGTTTTTGCTGGATTTTTTAATAAAACCTCTTACAGATTTGGAATTTTTTACAACAAAACATATTTTAAAATAGATGAGAAGCAAATAAATGAGTTGTTCTTTAGCGTCGGTTTTGGTTTCCCTATAAGTTTTGATACCAGATTGAATTTGGCGGTTGAGTATGGTGTGAGAGGAAAAATTGAAATAGTTAGAGACAGAATTTTGAGAATTTCAATCGGAGTTAACACTGGAGAAATTTGGTTTGTAAAACAAAAGCTTGAGGATTAATAAAAATGAAAAAAATAGTTTTGCTTTCGCTTCTTGTTTCTGGGATAATTTTTGCACAGGGAACGAAGCAGGATTCAATTGAGGTTTTGAAGAATTGGTCTTTGTTCTATGAATATTTCAAGACGGGGGATTATGTAAGTGCGTATCCGTACGGATGGAAAGTTATGGAAATGCAGCCGACGAGGTTTAAAACTCTTTATAAAGCAATGGAGAGAATTTATTTAAAATTCTATGAGGAGGCGCCTCAAGACCTGAAGCAAAAGTATGCAGATACTCTTTTGATAATCTACGATAACGCAATAAAGTATCATCCTGAAAATGCGTCAGAGTATTATTTGAGGAAAGGATATGTTCTTGAGAATTATTACACAGGAAGAGATAACGAAGCAATAGTTGCTTATGAGAAGGGAATTGAATTGGATTTTGAACATACAGAGTTTTATTATATTGATCGTCTTGGTGTGCTTTATATAAAGCATATGGAGGAAAATCCAGATTATAGAGAAAAAGCAATTGAACTATATCGCAAAGTCCTTGATAAAGATCCGCAAAATGTTACAGCAAATGATAGGCTAAGGACACTTGTTAAGGATATAGCTGAGTTGATTGAACTTAACAAAAAGCGACTTGAAGTAGATCCAGAGAATACCGAGCTTATATGGACAATTGCAAATCTTTATATTCGTGCTGAAGATTATAAAAGCGCAATCCCGTATCTTGAAAAATTAACAAAAAAATTCCCAGATAACGAAACATATTGGAATCGCCTCGGTTATTGTTACCAACGCGTGGGTGAATATAGAAAGGCGATTGAGGCTTATAATCGTTCGTTGAAAATAAATCCAGATGCGAAGGAAATTATACTTAACATTTCTGTTTGTTATCGTGAGCTTGATAACTTTGAACAGGCTAGGCTTTGGGCAAGAAGAGCTATGGCCAAGGACAAAAATTGGGGGAGACCATACCTTGAGATAGCTCAGATCTATGAAGCAACCGTTGCAAGGTGTATAAAAACAACAAAAGGTGGGGATTGGACAAAGATTGAATTCACAGATAAACTTGTCTATCAACTTGCAGTTGAGTATTATGAGCTTGCTAAAAGGGTTGATCCAAGCGTCGCAAACGAAGCAAATCAAAGAATAAAAAATCTTGAAACTCTCGTTCCAACTCAAGAAGATTATTTCTTCAACAAGAGGAAAATAAAAGATGGCAAGATCCCAATAGCAGGTGGATGTTATGATTGGATAGGTGAGAGTATAACAGTTCCATATAAAATATGATTTAGCAATGGTTTAAATAAGTTAACAGTATGTTTTCGTTTCTCCCGCAGGCGTTTGCCTGCGTTTTTATTTTCAAAATAAAGGTTTCCCTCTATGAAAATAGCAATCGCAAGTGATCACGCTGGATTTGAGTATAAAGAAAAACTGAAAGAACTGTTAAGGGAACTCGGATATGAACCTATAGATTTTGGCTGTTTTTCACCTGATTCAAGTGATTATCCTGATTTCGCATATCCAGCTGCGAAGGCAGTTGGAAATGGTGAATGTGAAAGAGGTATATTTGTGTGTGGAACGGGTATCGGAGTTTCTATAGTCGCAAACAAAGTCAAAGGTGTAAGAGCTGCTAACTGTTGTTCTGTTGAAGAAGCAAAACTCTCAAGACAGCATAATGACGCAAATGTCTTAACATTTGGGGCAAGGCTTATACCGTGGGAACTTGCTAAGGAGATCACTAAGGTCTGGCTTGAAACTGAGTTTGAAGGTGGAAGGCACGAACGAAGAGTTGAAAAAATTCATAAGTTAACGGGACTTTGAATCTAATCTGTTATTTAGAGAATCTCGCTAATTTGCCGCTTTATTTGAAAAAGCGAATCTTTGACATTTGTTAAGGGTTTTGATAAATTTATTTAAAAATGATGCTCTATGTGATATGGTTATTCCTCTTTTTGTATTGGGGTTTTCATCGTTCGTTGTGAGGCGTTGACATATTTATCGGAATGGTTAGTTGAAATTAATCAATTAAGTTAATGAGAGGGTGACGCTGAAAAAAAGAAAACAAAATTTTGAAATGTTCGTTAAAGCATTAATTGGATACCTTGCTTTGTTATTTTTGCTTTCCGGAATTTCAAATGCAGATGTTTTCAAGGTTAAAATAAACGACAAGACAGAGCTAATACCTGCCTTTCGCGAAGCTAAAACTCTTTATATTTCTTTGCCAGATCTTTTAAACCTCTTAAAAATAGATTTTAACTCCGATACGATAAACAACCGGCTTACATTTAAGGTCTCTAATTACACCTTTAAGCTTACATCTGAGAATCCGTATATCGTTGTGTCTTCCGAAAATGAGACAAGAGTTTTTCAACTTCCTCTTGAGGTCATTTCAGGTGCGGGGAAAATTTATGTTCCTGTTAAGTATTTTTCAGAGATCTTTTCCCGATACTTTCCATATAACTTTAAATTTGACGAAAAGAGCAATTCAATAATTGTCTCAATACCGACACCAGCTGATGTAAAATTGCCAAAATTTGATGTTTATAGGGTAGAGTTTGATAAAAGAAGCAATGGTTATCTCTTGAGAATCTTAACAGCGAGAAAAATTACAGATTACGAAGTATGGCTCGGTAGGAACAATTGGCTTTATATAACAATTGTGAATGCCAGCGTTGATATATCAGAATTGAAAAAGGTATCTTTTTCAGAACTTTTTAGTGATGTTGAAATCATACCTTATTCTCAATCAGTTCAATTGTCTTTCAAGCTAAAGCCAAGAATAAAACATTATGAGGTTGTTCCTAATAAAGACGGGACAGATATTTTAATAGCACTTTACACAGATGAAAAGACCTCAAATCTTGAAGATGTGAAGAGAAAATTTCTACTTGATGTTGTCGTGATTGATCCGGGGCATGGTGGTAAAGATCCGGGGGCTATCGGTGTTTACGGGACTTATGAGAAGGATATAACTCTTGGCGTTGCAAGAAAATTGAGGACACTGCTTGAAAATTCGGGTCTAAAAGTTATAATGACAAGGGAAAGCGATGAATTCGTTGAGTTATACAAGCGCGGTCAAATTGCAAATTCAAATGGTGGGAAACTTTTCATAAGTTTGCATTGTAATTCAATGCCATATAAACCACATGGTGCAAATGGATTTGAGGTTTACATTTTAAGACCAGGTAAAACCGAAGATGCAATCAGGATCGCTGAGAGAGAAAACGCAGTTATAAAGCTTGAAGAAAACTATGAAGAAAGATATAAACATTTAACAGATGAAAGT
Encoded here:
- the glgA gene encoding glycogen synthase GlgA, with the translated sequence MAQPLNILFLSSEIVPFAKTGGLADVSFALPQAIKELGHEIRAMMPKYGFISERKFGIHEIVRLRDMDIPVGDKLQKGSAKASFIVGQKVKVQVYFLENEFYYSRDGLYVDSKTKKDYPDNDERFIFFCKGVIETLKKLGWRPDVIHCNDWQTALVPVYLKTIYKDDPFFKGIKTVLTIHNIGYQGVFPKESFYKSGLPDEILPQVEHNGNFNFLKAGILYADVITTVSPTYAKEIISDDEFGAGLSEVLKKRKKDIYGILNGVDYSVWSPENDKYIPVPYSIQTIETKYENKKALLKHFGLEYDEEIPVVAQISRLVDQKGFDLIEEVIDEMMKLNIQYIVLGTGEPRYEEMLEKVKKKYPKKVGVHIGFSEELAHLIEAGADIFLMPSKYEPCGLNQMYSLRYGTIPVVRKTGGLADTVEEFNIKTGRGTGFLFERYSGQDLLKALKKALSVYKNRKAWLKLMKNAMTKDFSWTMSAKKYVELYQKLMAQQKKTRTVKAK
- the gmhB gene encoding D-glycero-beta-D-manno-heptose 1,7-bisphosphate 7-phosphatase — translated: MKNLNVAVFLDRDGTINEDVNFLSSPEQLVLIDGSAEAIKEANEIGLKVIVCTNQSGIARGYFTEDDLHKIHKRLDELLAEKGAKVDAYYYCPHHPTEGTGKYKLECECRKPKNGMLKRASQEHNIDLKRSFVIGDRLYDILAGKSSGATTILVLTGYGKEAYEKCKSENLEPDFIARNLKEAMEIVKKIITQGNGGLENDNKNLSQENEKDALEK
- a CDS encoding tetratricopeptide repeat protein, translating into MKKIVLLSLLVSGIIFAQGTKQDSIEVLKNWSLFYEYFKTGDYVSAYPYGWKVMEMQPTRFKTLYKAMERIYLKFYEEAPQDLKQKYADTLLIIYDNAIKYHPENASEYYLRKGYVLENYYTGRDNEAIVAYEKGIELDFEHTEFYYIDRLGVLYIKHMEENPDYREKAIELYRKVLDKDPQNVTANDRLRTLVKDIAELIELNKKRLEVDPENTELIWTIANLYIRAEDYKSAIPYLEKLTKKFPDNETYWNRLGYCYQRVGEYRKAIEAYNRSLKINPDAKEIILNISVCYRELDNFEQARLWARRAMAKDKNWGRPYLEIAQIYEATVARCIKTTKGGDWTKIEFTDKLVYQLAVEYYELAKRVDPSVANEANQRIKNLETLVPTQEDYFFNKRKIKDGKIPIAGGCYDWIGESITVPYKI
- the rpiB gene encoding ribose 5-phosphate isomerase B, with the protein product MKIAIASDHAGFEYKEKLKELLRELGYEPIDFGCFSPDSSDYPDFAYPAAKAVGNGECERGIFVCGTGIGVSIVANKVKGVRAANCCSVEEAKLSRQHNDANVLTFGARLIPWELAKEITKVWLETEFEGGRHERRVEKIHKLTGL
- a CDS encoding N-acetylmuramoyl-L-alanine amidase, translated to MFVKALIGYLALLFLLSGISNADVFKVKINDKTELIPAFREAKTLYISLPDLLNLLKIDFNSDTINNRLTFKVSNYTFKLTSENPYIVVSSENETRVFQLPLEVISGAGKIYVPVKYFSEIFSRYFPYNFKFDEKSNSIIVSIPTPADVKLPKFDVYRVEFDKRSNGYLLRILTARKITDYEVWLGRNNWLYITIVNASVDISELKKVSFSELFSDVEIIPYSQSVQLSFKLKPRIKHYEVVPNKDGTDILIALYTDEKTSNLEDVKRKFLLDVVVIDPGHGGKDPGAIGVYGTYEKDITLGVARKLRTLLENSGLKVIMTRESDEFVELYKRGQIANSNGGKLFISLHCNSMPYKPHGANGFEVYILRPGKTEDAIRIAERENAVIKLEENYEERYKHLTDESYILTAMAHNVYVKNSERFAEILSIEAKRTLDIKVNGVNQAGFYVLVGASMPSVLVEMAYLSNPEEEKYLRSETNQWKIARTIFNAVKKFKEEYESSITD